From one Neovison vison isolate M4711 chromosome 1, ASM_NN_V1, whole genome shotgun sequence genomic stretch:
- the LOC122915734 gene encoding MRN complex-interacting protein isoform X2: MYNFSLRSLEEPGNVDEEENAGPRQAERESVQEKPQSSENRWLKYLEKDSKGLGVEGGMCFESPPSSRTEKPEPSFNTGLPKKRKWSQSTVQPPPSPDVQSLDDSEVTLEPQKDEAGLAGKVKEGGSHKDWGTGELSVPRVGPPHLAPQVRVTSSKWERFLLPPGNGPRADMEPSLALQRDPKHAEAALAEQGNLWVQTPREGHPSRPLGTPKLPWPAHTFMSGSQRPCVKPSRQPQDTGPLAKGSPLVTGVQEPPLVRLCDLFKTGEDFEDDL, encoded by the exons ATGTATAATTTTTCACTGAGGTCTCTGGAAGAACCTGGAAATGTTGATGAAGAGGAAAATGCAGGGCCCAGGCAGGCTGAGCGTGAGAGTGTGCAG GAAAAACCCCAGTCCTCAGAGAACCGCTGGCTGAAGTATCTGGAAAAAGACTCAAAAGGGCTGGGGGTGGAAGGAGGCATGTGTTTCGAGAGCCCACCCTCGTCCAGGACAGAGAAGCCAGAGCCTTCCTTCAATACAGGCCTGCCTAAAAAAAG GAAATGGAGCCAGAGCACAGTCCAGCCTCCACCCAGCCCTGATGTCCAGAGCCTGGATGATTCTGAGGTTACCTTGGAGCCCCAGAAG GACGAAGCTGGCCTGGCCGGGAAGGTTAAAGAAGGTGGCAGTCACAAGGACTGGGGAACTGGGGAGCTTTCTGTTCCTCGGGTGGGTCCTCCACATCTGGCCCCACAGGTCAGAGTTACATCTTCCAAGTGGGAACGATTCCTTCTGCCACCTGGAAATGGCCCACGTGCAGACATGGAGCCCTCACTGGCCCTACAGAGAGACCCCAAGCATGCTGAGGCAGCACTGGCTGAGCAGGGGAACCTATGGGTCCAGACCCCAAGGGAAGGACACCCCAGCAGGCCACTCGGTACACCCAAACTTCCCTGGCCTGCACATACTTTCATGTCGGGGTCTCAGAGGCCCTGTGTAAAGCCCTCCAGACAACCACAGGACACTGGTCCTCTGGCAAAGGGCAGTCCCTTGGTCACAGGGGTACAGGAGCCCCCACTTGTGCGACTATGTGACCTTTTTAAAACTGGTGAGGACTTTGAGGATGATCTGTGA
- the SQSTM1 gene encoding sequestosome-1, translated as MASLTVKAYLLGKEEAAREIRRFSFCFSAEAEAEGAAGPGPCERLLSRVAALFPVLRPGGFQTHYRDEDGDLVAFSSDEELTMALSYVKDDIFRIYIKEKKECRRDHRPPCAQEMPRGLVHPNVICDGCNGPVVGTRYKCSVCPDYDLCAACEGKGLHREHSKLVLPAAFGPLPEGFSHSRWLRKLKHGYFGWPGWEMGPPGNWSPRPPRAGDARPSSAAEPAAGSSEDPSVNFLKNVGESVAAALSPLGIEVDIDVEHGGKRSRLTPVSPGSSSTEEKCGSQPSSCSSDPSKPDGDPEGAAQSLAEQMDKVALESGLPEEQMESDNCSGGDEDWTHLSSKEVDPSTGELQSLQMPESEGPGSLDSSQEGPTGLKEAALYPHLPPEADPRLIESLSQMLSMGFSDEGGWLTRLLQTKNYDIGAALDTIQYSKHPL; from the exons ATGGCGTCGCTCACCGTGAAGGCCTACCTTCTGGGCAAGGAGGAGGCGGCCCGCGAGATCCGCCGCTTCAGCTTCTGCTTCAGCGCCGAGGCCGAGGCGGAGGGCGcggccgggcccgggccctgcGAGCGTCTGCTGAGCCGGGTGGCCGCCCTGTTCCCGGTGCTGCGACCCGGCGGCTTCCAGACGCACTACCGCG ATGAGGACGGAGACTTGGTGGCCTTTTCCAGTGACGAGGAACTGACCATGGCACTGTCCTATGTGAAGGATGACATCTTCCGTATTTATATTAAAG agaagaAGGAGTGTCGGCGGGACCACCGCCCCCCGTGTGCTCAGGAGATGCCCCGCGGCCTGGTGCACCCCAACGTGATCTGTGATGGTTGCAATGGGCCGGTGGTAGGGACCCGCTACAAGTGCAGTGTCTGCCCGGACTACGACCTGTGTGCCGCCTGCGAGGGGAAGGGCCTACACCGGGAGCACAGCAAGCTGGTTCTCCCTGCTGCCTTCGGCCCCTTACCTGAG ggcTTCTCACACAGCCGCTGGCTGCGGAAGCTGAAACACGGGTACTTTGGGTGGCCCGGCTGGGAGATGGGCCCACCAGGGAACTGGAGCCCGCGTCCTCCCCGGGCAGGGGACGCCCGGCCCAGCTCTGCGGCAGAACCAG CTGCTGGTTCGTCGGAGGATCCCAGTGTGAATTTCCTTAAGAACGTAGGGGAGAGTGTGGCGGCTGCCCTGAGCCCTCTGG GCATCGAAGTGGATATTGATGTGGAACACGGGGGGAAAAGAAGCCGCCTTACCCCCGTCTCTCCAGGCAGCTCCAGCACTGAGGAGAAGTGCGGCTCTCAGCCAAGCAGCTGCTCTTCAGACCCCAGCAAACCAGATGGGGACCCGGAGGGCGCGGCGCAGTCCTTGGCGGAGCAGATGGACAAGGTTGCCCTGGAGTCAGGGCTGCCCGAG GAGCAGATGGAGTCGGATAACTGCTCGGGAGGAGACGAAGACTGGACCCATTTGTCTTCAAAGGAAGTAGACCCGTCTACAGGGGAACTCCAGTCTCTACAGATGCCTGAATCTGAAGGGCCAGGCTCTCTAGACTCTTCTCAGGAAGGGCCCACAGGACTGAAGGAAGCTGCATTGTACCCACATCTGCCACCAG AGGCTGACCCCCGGCTCATCGAGTCCCTGTCCCAGATGCTGTCCATGGGCTTCTCCGACGAAGGCGGCTGGCTCACCAGGCTCCTGCAGACCAAGAACTATGACATTGGGGCGGCGCTGGACACTATCCAGTATTCGAAGCACCCGTTGTGA